A single window of Providencia alcalifaciens DNA harbors:
- a CDS encoding lysophospholipid acyltransferase family protein, translating into MFSVDALLESAFPQQTLPAWKRKLLKRLLHERDFQQLAEDYPHLKGLDLVEQFMNDLNVRCELGDGDLENIPSQGPVLFVANHPIGSLDGLAILRAVATVRPDVKIVANQMLSYLEPLQSLFIPVDNVGNRTNRQQVVGMQSHLDNQGALVVFPAGEVSRWSTKGVRDCHWRTGFLRLAAKSRAPIVPVHVQARNSLLFYTTSLVYKPLSALMLVNEMFKQRNNCIKLRIGGRIPFSQWYDGRTNDNELAERFRRHVYLLGKGKAGLFTCEAPIALPEDRIELKKALAACEQLGVTPDGKIIYLYQRQQEERTPILRELGRLREIAFRAVGEGSGRRRDLDSFDDDYYHLILWDEDDLEVVGAYRFVPTEQQLEKKGLEGIYSNSLFHYNQDMMPILAQGIELGRSFIQPAYWGKRGLDYLWLGIGAYLAKYPQYRYLFGPVSISGSMPVAARDLLIAFYRLYFSSELAMAQSRKPYPASLPQVLAQFDGNNYQEDLVKLKSLLSNIGCSIPTLYKQYTELCEPGGVQFIDFGTDPAFNDCIDGLVLVDLSHLKPQRYQRYIGVHQAQSTTE; encoded by the coding sequence ATGTTTAGTGTTGATGCTTTACTGGAAAGTGCTTTTCCGCAGCAAACACTGCCCGCTTGGAAACGGAAATTATTAAAGCGTTTACTACATGAAAGAGATTTCCAGCAGCTTGCTGAAGATTACCCGCATTTAAAAGGGCTCGATCTTGTCGAGCAATTTATGAATGACTTGAATGTCCGTTGCGAATTAGGCGACGGAGATTTAGAGAATATCCCAAGCCAAGGGCCAGTCTTATTTGTTGCTAATCATCCGATTGGCTCCCTTGATGGACTCGCAATTTTACGCGCAGTGGCAACGGTTCGACCGGATGTCAAAATCGTCGCCAACCAAATGCTCAGTTACCTTGAGCCACTTCAAAGCTTATTTATTCCTGTTGATAATGTTGGCAATCGCACTAATCGCCAGCAAGTGGTGGGTATGCAATCTCATCTTGATAACCAAGGAGCCTTAGTTGTTTTCCCTGCGGGAGAAGTTTCTCGCTGGAGTACGAAAGGCGTTCGTGATTGTCATTGGCGCACCGGTTTTTTACGCTTAGCTGCAAAATCTCGCGCACCGATTGTCCCCGTGCATGTTCAAGCCCGTAACAGCCTGCTGTTCTACACAACATCCTTGGTGTATAAGCCGCTATCTGCTTTGATGCTGGTGAACGAAATGTTCAAGCAGCGCAATAATTGCATTAAATTACGCATCGGTGGGCGCATCCCGTTTTCCCAATGGTATGACGGGCGAACAAATGATAATGAACTGGCAGAGCGGTTTCGTCGCCATGTGTATCTGCTAGGTAAAGGAAAAGCGGGGCTGTTTACCTGTGAAGCCCCAATCGCGTTACCCGAAGACCGTATTGAACTGAAAAAGGCCTTAGCGGCTTGCGAGCAATTAGGTGTGACTCCCGATGGTAAAATTATTTACCTCTACCAGCGTCAGCAAGAAGAGCGAACGCCGATTTTACGCGAGCTAGGACGATTGCGGGAAATCGCATTCCGAGCAGTGGGGGAAGGCTCCGGTCGACGCCGTGATCTCGATAGTTTCGATGACGATTATTACCATCTAATTTTATGGGATGAAGATGATTTAGAAGTGGTGGGCGCATACCGATTTGTGCCGACGGAGCAGCAGCTAGAGAAAAAAGGGTTAGAGGGGATCTACAGTAATAGCCTGTTCCACTATAACCAAGACATGATGCCTATTTTGGCTCAAGGGATTGAGTTAGGGCGCAGTTTTATTCAGCCCGCCTATTGGGGGAAACGCGGCTTAGATTATCTTTGGTTAGGTATTGGCGCATATTTAGCGAAGTATCCGCAATATCGTTATCTATTTGGCCCTGTGTCTATCTCAGGAAGTATGCCCGTTGCTGCGCGTGATTTACTGATTGCATTTTATCGCCTTTATTTCTCCTCGGAGCTGGCAATGGCGCAATCCCGTAAGCCGTATCCCGCGTCACTGCCACAGGTTTTAGCCCAGTTTGATGGCAATAACTACCAAGAAGATTTAGTGAAGCTAAAAAGCTTACTGAGCAATATTGGCTGCTCTATCCCGACGCTATATAAACAGTACACTGAGCTGTGTGAGCCGGGCGGCGTGCAGTTTATTGATTTTGGTACCGACCCCGCGTTCAATGACTGTATCGACGGTTTGGTTTTAGTGGATTTAAGCCACTTGAAACCACAGCGTTATCAGCGCTATATCGGAGTACATCAAGCGCAATCTACGACGGAATAA
- the fdhF gene encoding formate dehydrogenase subunit alpha — protein MEKVITVCPYCASGCKINLKVENGKIIGAEGANGHTNEGELCLKGYYGWDFIHDTKILTPRLKNPMIRRQRGGKLEVVSWEEAIEFASSRLLAIKEKYGPKAIMTTGSSRGPGNEANFVMQKFVRAAVGSNNIDCCARVUHGPSVAGLQRSVGNGAMSNSIVEIEDTKCIFVFGYNAADSHPIVARRILKAKEKGAQIIVCDPRYIETARIADIHLPLKNGSNIALLNAFAHVIIEENLYDYAFIEAHTDKFDEYRALVAPYTPESVEETTGIKAEDIRRTARMYAKAENATILWGMGVTQFYQGVETVQSLTSLALLTGNLGKPHVGVGPVRGQNNVQGACDMGALPNTLPGYQYVSDKAALDKFAKFWGIDAMPDENGIPLSEVPHFIDEGILKAHYVMGEDPLQTEPDLATIRRTFDKLELLIVQDIFMTKTAAIADVIFPATSWGEHEGVYTAADRGFQRFYKAVEPVGDVKTDWEIISLMSTAMGYPMHYNNTKEIWDELRELCPIYFGATYEKMAGLAYIQWPCSTLESEGTEYLYDGGNFDTPNGRGQFFTCEWRPPIDQVSAEYPMVLATVREVGHYSCRSMTGNCKALASLADEPGFVQINTADAKALGIKDQELVWVCSRQGKVITRANISDRPNKGAVYMTYQWWIGACNELVAENLSPITKTPEYKYCAVRVEPIADQHKAEHYVVQEYTGIKRRLREAAEGL, from the coding sequence ATGGAAAAAGTCATCACCGTCTGCCCGTATTGCGCCTCAGGCTGTAAAATCAACCTGAAGGTGGAGAACGGGAAGATCATTGGCGCAGAAGGCGCAAATGGTCACACAAATGAAGGGGAGCTTTGCCTGAAAGGTTACTATGGCTGGGACTTCATTCATGACACTAAAATTTTAACGCCGCGTTTAAAAAACCCGATGATCCGCCGCCAGCGTGGTGGCAAATTAGAGGTCGTTTCTTGGGAGGAAGCCATTGAATTTGCAAGCTCCCGTTTATTAGCCATCAAAGAAAAATATGGTCCAAAAGCCATCATGACGACAGGCTCTTCCCGCGGTCCGGGTAACGAAGCTAACTTTGTGATGCAAAAATTTGTTCGTGCAGCGGTCGGTAGTAACAATATCGACTGCTGCGCTCGTGTCTGACACGGCCCTTCGGTTGCAGGTCTGCAGCGTTCGGTCGGTAATGGCGCAATGAGTAACTCAATTGTTGAAATTGAGGATACCAAATGTATTTTTGTCTTCGGCTATAACGCCGCGGACTCACACCCTATTGTCGCTCGCCGGATTTTAAAAGCGAAAGAAAAAGGGGCACAAATTATTGTCTGCGACCCGCGTTATATTGAAACCGCGCGTATTGCAGATATTCACTTACCGCTGAAAAACGGTTCGAACATTGCGTTATTGAATGCGTTCGCCCACGTTATCATCGAAGAAAATCTGTATGACTACGCTTTTATCGAGGCACATACCGACAAGTTCGACGAATATCGTGCATTAGTAGCACCGTACACACCAGAATCTGTCGAAGAAACCACTGGCATCAAAGCTGAAGATATTCGCAGAACTGCTCGGATGTACGCAAAAGCTGAAAATGCCACCATTTTATGGGGCATGGGTGTTACTCAGTTCTATCAAGGGGTGGAAACAGTTCAGTCTCTCACCAGCTTGGCATTATTGACAGGCAACCTTGGTAAGCCGCATGTCGGCGTGGGCCCTGTACGTGGTCAAAATAACGTACAAGGTGCGTGCGATATGGGGGCGTTACCCAATACGCTGCCGGGCTACCAGTATGTTTCGGATAAAGCGGCTCTCGATAAATTTGCCAAATTCTGGGGCATTGACGCAATGCCGGATGAAAATGGTATTCCGCTGAGTGAGGTACCCCACTTTATCGATGAAGGCATTCTGAAGGCGCACTATGTAATGGGTGAAGATCCACTACAAACTGAACCGGATTTAGCAACGATTCGCCGCACGTTCGACAAACTTGAGCTGTTAATCGTGCAAGATATCTTTATGACCAAAACCGCGGCGATTGCAGACGTGATTTTCCCTGCCACTTCTTGGGGGGAACATGAAGGTGTTTATACGGCGGCTGACCGTGGTTTCCAACGCTTCTATAAAGCGGTGGAGCCGGTGGGTGATGTAAAAACTGACTGGGAAATCATCAGTTTAATGTCAACCGCAATGGGCTACCCAATGCACTACAACAACACCAAGGAAATTTGGGATGAGCTACGTGAGCTTTGCCCGATTTATTTTGGTGCGACTTACGAGAAAATGGCGGGCTTGGCCTATATTCAATGGCCATGCAGTACATTAGAAAGTGAAGGCACCGAATACCTGTATGACGGCGGTAATTTCGATACGCCAAATGGTCGCGGTCAATTCTTTACTTGCGAATGGCGTCCACCAATCGACCAAGTCAGTGCTGAGTACCCTATGGTTCTTGCCACCGTGCGTGAAGTAGGTCACTACTCTTGCCGCTCTATGACCGGTAACTGTAAAGCTCTAGCGTCTCTTGCTGACGAACCAGGTTTTGTTCAGATCAATACTGCCGATGCGAAAGCGTTAGGCATTAAAGATCAGGAACTGGTTTGGGTCTGCTCACGACAAGGTAAGGTCATCACTCGCGCAAATATCAGCGACCGCCCAAATAAAGGCGCTGTATATATGACGTATCAGTGGTGGATTGGTGCTTGTAATGAACTAGTCGCCGAGAACTTAAGCCCGATAACCAAAACACCAGAATATAAATATTGTGCAGTGCGTGTTGAGCCAATCGCGGACCAACATAAAGCCGAGCATTATGTGGTTCAGGAGTATACGGGGATCAAGCGTCGCTTACGTGAGGCAGCCGAAGGCTTATAG